The proteins below come from a single Magallana gigas chromosome 10, xbMagGiga1.1, whole genome shotgun sequence genomic window:
- the LOC117684119 gene encoding E3 ubiquitin-protein ligase TRIM71-like, translating to MDPRKCAQEVLRCKLCGTSGPAFYCEVCRFYICARCVGNHLLDESKDHKVVPFERRKFIPIFPTCSKHTPKQCDLHCEQCNIPICTRCVSSYDHLGHKADDIMITFQRKKEILQQDLEELENSFLPKCHEVVSKIKHQITTMNEGFLELSNEIEQRGKDLHREIETIIERNKSEISNMHKKYLAAMEKQESQINNVIAEITHNISDLNNVLDSDDFYLVSAYNSKKDSFQSSIPKLKITFPSFCIQYINKEQLCEQFGSLSSGSITTEHGDLIEHPGVTSPPLDKPLLAQPKILSCTNTGYSCLYRVMCVSDKRMWTTGNSSFIKLYNIQGELLDSIKTKSWNVPSDIALSVSEDLVYTDYYDRSVNVIKGNRIEKVVKLLTWRPLNVCNTLSGDLLVTLIRDDKKQSQIVRYSGSTEKQIIQLDDEGKPLFSTAQLGAICENRNLNICVIDIEACAVVVVNQAGKLRFEYTGPDSESTSEKSFDPVGISTDSQSQILVADYDNNRIHIVDQNGHFLCFIDKCDMLHPYGLYVDVGDNLYVTEFDRGHVKKIQYHM from the coding sequence ATGGACCCTCGGAAATGTGCACAGGAAGTCTTACGATGTAAGTTGTGTGGAACTTCCGGTCCTGCATTTTACTGCGAAGTCTGTCGCTTCTACATTTGTGCGAGATGTGTTGGGAACCATCTCTTAGATGAATCCAAAGACCATAAAGTTGTGCCATTTGAGCGGCGtaagtttattccaatttttccTACATGTTCCAAACACACACCCAAACAATGCGATCTCCATTGTGAACAATGCAACATTCCAATTTGTACTCGATGCGTTTCCTCGTATGATCATTTAGGACATAAAGCAGATGACATAATGATAACTTTccagagaaaaaaagaaatcttacAACAAGATCTAGAAGAATTGGAGAACTCCTTTTTACCAAAATGCCACGAGGTTGTGTCAAAAATCAAACATCAAATAACTACTATGAATGAAGGCTTTCTGGAATTGTCCAATGAAATAGAACAGCGTGGAAAAGACTTACATAGAGAAATAGAGACGATTATCGAAAGGAACAAATCAGAAATAAgtaatatgcataaaaaatatttggctGCCATGGAAAAGCAGGAGAGTCAAATCAACAACGTAATAGCAGAGATCACGCACAATATCAGTGATCTCAATAATGTGCTGGATTCAGATGATTTCTATCTTGTATCTGCATACAATTCTAAGAAAGATAGTTTTCAAAGTTCCATTCCAAAGCTTAAAATTACATTTCCTAGTTTCTGTATCCAATATATCAACAAAGAGCAACTGTGTGAGCAGTTTGGATCGCTGTCATCAGGGAGTATCACAACAGAACATGGTGACTTAATCGAACATCCGGGAGTTACGTCCCCTCCTTTAGACAAGCCTCTTCTAGCTCAACCAAAAATTTTATCATGTACAAATACGGGATATTCTTGTCTGTATAGAGTTATGTGCGTGAGTGATAAAAGAATGTGGACTACTGGTAATAGCAGTTTCATAAAACTTTACAACATCCAGGGAGAACTGCTGGATTCTATCAAAACCAAGTCATGGAATGTACCCTCAGACATAGCATTGTCAGTGAGTGAAGATCTGGTTTATACTGATTACTATGATAGAAGTGTGAATGTAATAAAAGGAAACCGGATAGAAAAAGTGGTCAAACTATTGACATGGAGACCTCTAAATGTGTGCAATACCTTATCTGGGGACCTTTTGGTTACTTTGATTCGCGATGATAAAAAACAATCGCAAATTGTccgttactctggctccaccgAGAAACAAATCATTCAGTTAGATGACGAAGGCAAACCTCTCTTTTCAACAGCCCAGCTTGGTGCCATCTGTGAAAATCGGAATTTGAACATCTGTGTCATAGATATCGAAGCCTGTGCAGTAGTGGTTGTTAATCAGGCCGGTAAGCTCCGATTTGAATACACTGGTCCTGATTCCGAATCCACTTCTGAGAAATCATTTGATCCAGTCGGAATCAGTACAGACAGCCAGAGCCAGATACTAGTAGCAGACTATGACAACAACCGTATCCATATTGTTGATCAGAATGGACATTTTCTCTGCTTTATTGACAAATGTGACATGCTGCATCCATACGGTCTATATGTCGACGTGGGAGATAACCTCTATGTTACCGAATTTGACAGAGGtcatgtgaaaaaaattcaatatcataTGTGA